One Persephonella hydrogeniphila DNA window includes the following coding sequences:
- a CDS encoding chemotaxis protein codes for MAKKDYLPKILETGANELEIIDFRMYELLDNNEIYEWILGVNVAKVREVTRRPESIVKSPGSPPEVEGIAKIRGEIVPIVNLAKWMKIREPEGAGKYVIVMEFLREVVGVIVHEAKRIRRIKWADIRKPPPSIEERLGGKIVGVIEIENGELLLLLDFEGILDELGMIKIFGIEEEVPSEELERKGKFTILVLDDSPVARKIIRRILEKDGHTVIEASSGLEGLDILNNYLQKANEEGKDITDFIQLIVSDIEMPGMDGLTFTRKVKEHPEFSKIPVIINTSLSDKATVDKAKFVNADAHLVKFDAIDLLKLVHKYAIKKKQEE; via the coding sequence ATGGCTAAAAAAGATTATCTTCCAAAGATTTTAGAGACAGGAGCAAATGAACTTGAGATAATAGATTTCAGAATGTACGAGCTTCTTGACAATAATGAGATTTACGAATGGATTTTGGGAGTGAATGTCGCTAAAGTCAGGGAAGTTACACGAAGACCGGAAAGTATAGTCAAATCCCCCGGATCTCCTCCGGAAGTAGAAGGGATCGCCAAGATAAGAGGAGAGATAGTTCCTATTGTTAATCTTGCCAAATGGATGAAAATTAGAGAGCCAGAAGGTGCAGGAAAGTATGTTATCGTTATGGAGTTTTTAAGGGAAGTAGTTGGAGTCATTGTTCATGAGGCAAAGAGGATAAGAAGAATAAAATGGGCAGATATCAGAAAACCTCCTCCCAGCATAGAAGAGAGGTTAGGAGGTAAGATTGTTGGTGTTATAGAGATAGAGAACGGTGAACTACTTCTTCTTTTAGACTTTGAAGGAATATTAGATGAACTTGGTATGATAAAAATATTTGGTATAGAGGAAGAAGTACCATCAGAAGAGTTAGAAAGAAAAGGTAAGTTTACTATTCTTGTGTTAGATGACTCACCTGTAGCGAGGAAGATAATAAGAAGGATATTGGAGAAAGACGGTCATACAGTTATAGAGGCTTCAAGCGGTCTTGAAGGGCTTGATATACTGAACAACTATCTCCAAAAGGCAAACGAAGAAGGTAAAGATATAACAGACTTTATACAGCTTATAGTATCCGATATTGAGATGCCCGGAATGGACGGTCTTACTTTTACAAGGAAAGTAAAAGAGCACCCAGAGTTTAGTAAAATCCCTGTGATAATTAACACATCACTGAGTGACAAAGCTACTGTAGATAAAGCCAAATTTGTTAATGCTGATGCCCATCTCGTAAAATTTGATGCTATAGATCTGCTTAAGCTTGTACATAAATACGCAATAAAGAAAAAACAGGAGGAATAA
- a CDS encoding chemotaxis protein CheA has translation MKLNFSDDMKEILEEFLIEAEEILSNLDQELIELEENPEDKDLLNSIFRGMHTLKGGAGFLGLTSIVEIAHKIEDIFNKLRNDEMKLTSEMMDVIFEGVDKLKEAIDMIKESEEIPDEDEIKGLLSKLDNILSGGEVVEAEVVNNEDNSEEEFEFVEGVDEDIKNLIKQYPGKDLGEILEEIILLPPEDRPPLEVIEKLEKIIAEGKDVKDLIKPVEKKEEKKEEPQPETQQEVKPAPQEEKPQKTQQKEPVKKKKTEKKEEVIRVDVERVEVLMNLVGELVLDRNRIVKLASGIETSCESTETVEELIDSITGMSRTVSDLQDAVMKLRMQPVKKIFSKFPRIVRDLAKKLNKKVNLILEGEDTEIDRSILDKLEDPLIHLVRNAIDHGIEPPEERVMAGKPEVGTIKLSAYQEGDRIIIAIEDDGRGINVEKVKKKAVEKGLITPEQAENMSDKEAFELLFMPGFSTAEQVSDVSGRGVGMDVVASTIHSLRGTIEVESELGKGTKFIMKLPLTVAIIRTLMVGASNRIFAIPLYSVVEIVRYEPDKVKNIGQFKSFMLREEVYLLFSLNELFDMPDEGEKQFIVIVRVGEKNIAISVEELFGEEEIVIKPLGKLLENVQGIAGATITGDGKVVLIVDTNSLINDKKSQLVGVL, from the coding sequence ATGAAGCTGAATTTTTCAGATGATATGAAAGAGATATTAGAAGAGTTCCTAATAGAGGCAGAAGAAATTCTGTCTAATCTTGATCAGGAACTTATTGAGCTTGAGGAAAATCCAGAAGATAAAGATCTTCTCAATAGTATTTTCAGGGGAATGCACACCCTCAAAGGAGGTGCTGGATTTTTAGGGCTTACCAGTATTGTGGAGATAGCCCACAAGATTGAAGATATATTTAACAAACTGAGAAACGATGAGATGAAACTCACATCCGAAATGATGGATGTGATTTTTGAAGGGGTTGATAAGCTAAAAGAAGCGATTGATATGATAAAAGAAAGTGAAGAGATACCTGACGAAGATGAGATAAAAGGTTTACTTTCAAAGCTTGACAATATTTTGTCCGGAGGAGAAGTGGTAGAAGCCGAAGTTGTAAACAACGAAGATAATAGCGAAGAAGAGTTTGAGTTTGTTGAAGGTGTTGATGAAGATATAAAAAATCTAATAAAACAGTATCCGGGAAAGGATTTAGGAGAGATATTAGAAGAGATAATACTCCTTCCTCCAGAGGATAGACCTCCTCTTGAAGTAATAGAAAAGTTGGAAAAGATAATAGCAGAAGGCAAAGATGTAAAAGATCTTATAAAACCTGTTGAAAAAAAAGAAGAAAAAAAAGAAGAGCCCCAGCCTGAAACCCAGCAGGAAGTAAAGCCTGCGCCTCAGGAAGAAAAACCACAAAAAACACAGCAAAAAGAGCCTGTCAAAAAGAAAAAAACAGAGAAAAAAGAAGAGGTTATCCGTGTTGATGTTGAGAGGGTAGAAGTTCTTATGAACCTTGTTGGAGAGCTTGTTCTTGATAGAAACAGAATTGTTAAGCTTGCATCTGGTATAGAAACATCATGTGAAAGTACAGAAACTGTGGAGGAGTTGATAGATTCGATAACTGGAATGAGCAGGACTGTTAGTGATCTTCAGGATGCGGTTATGAAACTTAGAATGCAACCTGTTAAAAAGATATTCAGTAAATTTCCAAGAATTGTCAGGGATCTTGCCAAAAAGCTGAACAAGAAAGTAAACCTGATTCTTGAAGGTGAGGATACAGAGATAGACAGATCTATTTTAGACAAATTAGAAGATCCTTTAATACATCTTGTTAGAAATGCTATAGATCACGGTATTGAGCCTCCAGAAGAGAGAGTGATGGCAGGGAAACCTGAGGTAGGGACTATAAAACTGTCTGCCTATCAGGAGGGAGACAGGATTATTATAGCTATAGAAGATGACGGCAGAGGAATAAATGTAGAAAAAGTTAAGAAAAAAGCTGTTGAAAAAGGTCTTATCACGCCAGAGCAGGCAGAAAATATGAGCGATAAAGAGGCGTTTGAGCTTCTGTTCATGCCGGGATTCTCTACCGCAGAACAGGTCAGTGATGTATCAGGCAGAGGAGTTGGAATGGATGTTGTGGCATCGACTATCCATTCCCTGAGAGGAACTATAGAAGTAGAGAGTGAACTTGGTAAAGGAACAAAATTTATAATGAAGCTTCCTCTGACAGTAGCTATCATAAGAACGCTTATGGTAGGGGCAAGTAACAGAATATTTGCTATCCCGCTGTACTCGGTAGTTGAGATAGTAAGATATGAACCAGACAAGGTGAAGAATATAGGTCAGTTTAAATCATTTATGCTAAGGGAAGAGGTTTACCTCTTATTTAGCTTGAATGAGCTTTTTGATATGCCAGATGAAGGGGAAAAACAGTTTATCGTTATAGTCAGGGTAGGAGAAAAAAATATAGCTATAAGTGTAGAGGAGCTGTTTGGAGAAGAAGAAATAGTTATTAAGCCTCTTGGAAAACTCCTTGAGAATGTTCAGGGTATAGCAGGGGCAACAATAACAGGAGATGGAAAGGTTGTCCTTATAGTTGACACAAACTCATTAATCAATGATAAAAAATCACAACTTGTAGGGGTGCTGTGA
- a CDS encoding chemotaxis response regulator CheY: MALPDPNIRILVVDDMATMRRIIKGLLEQLGFKNIDEAEDGKVALQKLKTGKYDFVITDWNMPNMTGLELVQEIRKDPELKHLPVLMVTAEAKKENVLLAIKAGVNNYIVKPFTAEVLKEKIEKIFSAMKK; the protein is encoded by the coding sequence ATGGCATTACCTGACCCGAATATCAGGATTCTTGTTGTTGATGATATGGCAACGATGAGGAGGATAATAAAGGGGCTTCTTGAACAGCTTGGTTTTAAAAATATAGATGAGGCTGAAGACGGAAAAGTAGCCCTGCAAAAATTAAAAACAGGAAAATATGATTTTGTTATAACAGACTGGAATATGCCTAACATGACAGGATTAGAGCTGGTACAGGAGATAAGAAAAGACCCAGAACTGAAACATCTTCCTGTTTTGATGGTTACAGCTGAAGCCAAAAAAGAGAACGTTCTTCTGGCGATAAAGGCCGGTGTAAACAATTATATTGTTAAGCCTTTCACTGCCGAAGTTCTGAAAGAAAAGATAGAGAAGATATTCTCTGCCATGAAAAAATAG
- a CDS encoding CheR family methyltransferase encodes MDINKIIEKIYKQTGNYFDKTREEILRKKILNFIGKYRIVSIEEIFDDPEIESLFIDSIVVNETYFFRHKDQLNEFKELYLRGIYTKNIKILSAGCSTGKEAYTLGMLCFDVDKDTCGKVVYGIDISKKAISVAKRGVYSLDDLKHIPVRYRSLLEVKENKLIIGEKLRSVTSFSEGNILDRSSIPQSYFDVIFCRNVLIYFDRETVKYALYNFHRGLKKDGILVLSPIEKLPLDGLPYFRAERKGRFTFYRKMG; translated from the coding sequence TTGGATATTAATAAAATAATTGAAAAAATATACAAACAGACCGGTAATTATTTCGATAAAACAAGAGAAGAGATTCTCAGGAAAAAAATTTTAAATTTTATTGGGAAATACAGGATAGTTAGTATAGAAGAGATTTTTGATGATCCTGAGATAGAATCCCTCTTTATCGATTCTATAGTAGTTAATGAAACCTACTTTTTCAGACATAAAGACCAGCTAAATGAGTTTAAGGAACTGTACCTGAGAGGTATATACACTAAAAATATAAAAATACTCAGTGCAGGATGCTCAACAGGAAAAGAAGCCTACACCTTAGGGATGCTATGTTTTGATGTAGACAAAGATACCTGTGGGAAGGTGGTTTATGGTATAGATATAAGCAAAAAGGCTATTTCTGTGGCTAAAAGAGGAGTATACAGTTTAGACGATCTGAAACATATCCCTGTTCGGTACAGGAGTTTATTGGAAGTAAAAGAAAATAAATTGATTATCGGTGAAAAACTCAGGTCAGTGACATCTTTTTCTGAAGGGAATATTTTGGATAGAAGTTCTATACCTCAGAGTTACTTTGATGTTATATTCTGCAGAAATGTTCTTATATATTTTGACAGGGAAACCGTAAAATATGCTCTTTATAATTTCCACAGAGGATTGAAAAAGGATGGAATACTCGTTCTTTCTCCTATCGAAAAGCTTCCGTTAGATGGGCTTCCGTATTTTAGGGCAGAGAGGAAGGGAAGGTTTACATTCTACAGGAAGATGGGATAA
- a CDS encoding chemotaxis protein CheW — MSEIEVLGMREIEKEVSREERLITFYLNDELVGVNIKDVIKITKDIDITPVPKTKDYILGVMNLRGNIIPVVSLKKKFNLDGEDNIEHPMIVVVETELGHIGITVDKVEGAINIDPEEIQPPPMNSIGIDPEFIDGVVMIENESGKKELLTLLNIKKIFRPENL, encoded by the coding sequence ATGTCAGAAATTGAAGTTTTAGGAATGCGAGAGATTGAAAAGGAGGTGAGCAGGGAGGAAAGGCTTATCACTTTTTATCTTAATGATGAGCTTGTAGGTGTAAATATAAAAGATGTTATAAAAATAACAAAAGATATTGATATCACACCAGTTCCAAAGACAAAAGATTACATACTGGGAGTTATGAACCTCAGGGGAAACATCATACCTGTTGTCAGTCTTAAAAAGAAATTCAATTTAGATGGAGAAGACAATATAGAACATCCTATGATTGTGGTTGTAGAAACAGAACTTGGGCATATAGGGATTACCGTAGACAAGGTAGAAGGAGCTATTAATATAGATCCAGAAGAGATACAGCCTCCACCGATGAACTCTATAGGAATAGATCCAGAGTTTATAGATGGAGTCGTGATGATAGAAAATGAATCAGGGAAAAAAGAGTTGTTGACACTCTTAAATATTAAAAAGATATTCAGACCTGAGAATTTATAA
- a CDS encoding methyl-accepting chemotaxis protein, with product MGLFGCKDVYEMVDKLKDELDRKEKQISELQRALEEKDAEVHRLEEELQKKDASLSQVQSELSKIQSQLNELKDKANEGWEILDYLQEEGVFIASPEFKPGKEGNELIYVNKRGKDILRELGEDINKTYGFSVNWENPLGISIHRFHKDPERVKEMLKSLRPGEVKKNADIVVGKHIIESYRFAVTDNQGNIIGYASTWKDVTAERFIDRILTEASPQLASNIYENSMISASTYKIRTEMDDFKKNLEEIVDSVNQISDSISELASAVLDVQKAQENINELVQKGAQSIDKSVSNIRQTVDVITRLTDSTAELKKRISGIEHILDVILEITEQTNLLALNAAIEAARAGEVGRGFAVVADEVRKLAEKTSKSANEIREVVTSIMEEMEKTEVEVGNVRDIINEGAEYSEEIDEIFEKIKAAIGKMTEMILQQTASTEEQSQMIKTVSENAKSLTEGIQDILDIALELDDIASSTFRSGEHLWKMFTELRKDEAFNLLTRIIEHAEFVEETVKAIEGETTFTPPDHTQCNLGKWFYSEGLLKAQEIGSEAVELMKKLEKAHIEFHQAGIEAVRYSKEHNYEKAREKIDDMVKLSREIADDIIKLYYMVIKAKKD from the coding sequence ATGGGACTTTTTGGATGTAAAGATGTTTATGAGATGGTAGACAAACTAAAAGATGAACTTGACAGAAAAGAAAAGCAGATTTCTGAACTCCAGCGGGCACTTGAAGAAAAAGACGCAGAAGTTCACAGATTAGAAGAAGAACTCCAGAAAAAAGATGCAAGCCTATCTCAGGTTCAATCTGAGCTGTCTAAGATACAATCCCAGTTAAATGAACTGAAAGATAAAGCAAATGAAGGTTGGGAGATACTGGATTATCTGCAGGAAGAGGGTGTTTTTATTGCCTCTCCTGAATTCAAACCGGGTAAAGAAGGCAACGAGCTTATATACGTAAACAAGAGGGGAAAGGACATACTGAGGGAGTTAGGGGAAGATATCAATAAAACATACGGTTTCAGCGTTAACTGGGAAAACCCTCTGGGTATATCTATCCATAGATTTCACAAAGACCCAGAAAGAGTTAAAGAAATGCTTAAATCTTTAAGACCGGGAGAGGTTAAGAAAAACGCAGACATTGTAGTAGGAAAGCATATTATTGAGTCCTACAGATTTGCTGTAACAGACAATCAGGGAAATATAATAGGGTATGCATCTACGTGGAAGGATGTAACAGCTGAAAGATTTATAGACAGGATACTTACTGAAGCATCTCCACAGCTTGCTTCAAATATATATGAGAACTCTATGATAAGCGCCAGTACATACAAAATAAGAACAGAGATGGATGACTTTAAGAAGAATCTTGAGGAGATAGTAGACTCTGTTAATCAGATAAGCGACTCTATTTCGGAGCTGGCGTCGGCAGTTTTAGACGTACAGAAAGCACAGGAAAATATAAACGAACTTGTACAGAAAGGAGCCCAATCAATAGACAAGTCTGTTTCTAATATAAGACAGACTGTAGATGTTATCACAAGACTTACAGACTCAACAGCTGAACTGAAGAAGAGAATTTCTGGTATTGAGCATATTCTTGATGTGATTCTTGAGATTACAGAGCAGACAAACCTTCTTGCTCTGAACGCAGCCATTGAAGCAGCAAGGGCAGGAGAGGTTGGAAGAGGATTTGCTGTTGTTGCTGACGAAGTAAGAAAACTTGCTGAGAAAACCTCGAAAAGTGCAAATGAGATAAGAGAGGTGGTTACATCTATCATGGAGGAGATGGAAAAGACAGAAGTAGAAGTTGGAAATGTCCGTGATATTATAAATGAAGGGGCTGAGTACTCTGAAGAGATAGATGAGATATTTGAAAAGATAAAAGCGGCTATAGGAAAAATGACAGAGATGATACTGCAGCAGACAGCATCAACAGAAGAACAGTCACAGATGATAAAGACCGTTTCAGAAAATGCAAAATCCCTTACAGAAGGAATACAGGATATCTTAGATATAGCCCTTGAGCTTGATGATATAGCTTCTTCAACATTCAGAAGTGGAGAACATCTGTGGAAGATGTTTACTGAATTAAGAAAAGATGAAGCATTCAATCTTCTTACAAGAATAATAGAACATGCTGAGTTTGTGGAAGAGACGGTGAAAGCAATAGAAGGAGAAACCACATTTACTCCCCCTGACCATACACAGTGTAACCTTGGTAAGTGGTTCTACTCAGAAGGTCTATTGAAAGCTCAGGAGATAGGTTCTGAAGCTGTAGAACTTATGAAAAAACTTGAAAAAGCTCATATAGAATTCCATCAGGCAGGAATAGAAGCTGTAAGATACTCAAAAGAACACAATTACGAGAAAGCCAGAGAGAAGATAGATGATATGGTTAAACTTTCCAGAGAGATAGCAGATGATATTATTAAACTATACTATATGGTTATAAAGGCTAAAAAGGACTGA
- a CDS encoding protein phosphatase CheZ, whose product MTESLFQEVKKLLEIVEKYKKDVESLGSKREGLKSVNTHLELAIKESEEATKKIIDNILESTKVIQNLIKRIEDIDNPDLKSSIKSDMEKVLGILTESLTLLEFQDILSQRLLKISNFITDFEKEVLKILLLFGISEEKSQEKKEELKEKLEELEWKKEVSQEDVDDILRQFGM is encoded by the coding sequence ATGACAGAGAGCCTGTTTCAGGAAGTGAAAAAACTGTTGGAGATAGTAGAAAAATACAAAAAAGATGTAGAATCCCTCGGAAGTAAAAGAGAAGGATTAAAAAGTGTCAATACACATCTTGAACTGGCGATAAAAGAAAGCGAAGAAGCAACCAAAAAAATTATCGACAACATACTTGAATCAACAAAGGTTATCCAGAATTTAATTAAAAGAATAGAAGATATAGACAATCCAGATCTGAAAAGCTCTATAAAAAGTGATATGGAAAAGGTTTTAGGAATACTGACTGAATCTTTAACACTGTTAGAGTTTCAGGATATTCTCTCCCAGAGATTATTAAAAATATCTAACTTTATAACCGATTTTGAAAAAGAGGTGCTAAAAATTTTACTGCTGTTCGGAATAAGTGAAGAAAAATCCCAAGAGAAAAAAGAAGAGCTTAAAGAGAAATTAGAAGAGTTGGAATGGAAAAAAGAGGTATCCCAGGAAGATGTTGATGATATTTTAAGACAGTTTGGAATGTAA
- a CDS encoding putative bifunctional diguanylate cyclase/phosphodiesterase, whose protein sequence is MTLRKFLIIYLSLMVLVVLPFLYLSIMKVHQNIIYKKTKTDTELIAKQTFNAMFQIMKKGWQRKDLLDFLKSIRKDLQNSPYTLDIYRTQKVEKIFGKVEQPPFTEDVLTAIKQKRQQITEKSGKIEYIFPVIAKDVCIKCHTNAQSGDVLGAIRVSADVQSIISETKKDFSKTLLSIITIPLSIALILGIYLTKRVRTGIDKLYKEIQKISTMKDLEKIRKEKFSFPIQEFNLIFEGIKKIVDKMSNIAVDKEILEMEIALLEKFIITSDVIKNWKDYINLLLKEINQVMRIYTIFSVFKIGDNLFEIELFWYFYPEEKMKKDMEKLIKEKLVETFSVDYEEITLHINHNVSSKEACVIRSVFKDIKLQTKSLILERPSIGGIIGVGVGSDSLSDKTKILVIESILSTLLNVVGSIKAIYRYTKDLEYYATRDPLTNLYNQRVFWELINYEVKRASTHKYKFSLLVIDLDNFKAINDSYGHKFGDKFLIEVANLLEQSIKPGDIVARYGGDEFVIVLPETDAEKAKIVAKRIVETANSFYINTPDGKKINPQFSVGIATFPDNADNEKDLFTIADSMMYKAKMSGKGHVRFPTESDMQEIIKKEQEINLLLIDSINKGNVIPVFQPIINNKTGDIFAYEVLSRLRINNRLIPASKFIEVAEKTGLIHKMDLISIEKALKYLKDSNKKIFINLNPKSFTIQDFFKNIRSIMEKYRIRTERIVFEITERDTVKNFSLLQNLINEQKEHGFYFAIDDFGSGFSSFYYLKQLPIDFIKIEGEFIRNITLDEKDKAFVESIIILAKKLNIKIIAEYVESEEILEMVKELGIEYAQGYYIGKPNIKVDI, encoded by the coding sequence ATGACTTTACGAAAATTTCTGATTATTTATCTATCTCTTATGGTTCTGGTCGTTCTTCCCTTTTTATATCTCTCAATAATGAAAGTTCATCAGAACATCATCTATAAAAAAACAAAAACAGACACAGAGTTAATAGCAAAACAGACATTTAATGCTATGTTCCAAATTATGAAGAAAGGCTGGCAGAGAAAAGATCTCCTTGATTTCCTCAAAAGTATAAGAAAAGATCTTCAAAACAGTCCGTATACCCTGGACATTTATCGAACCCAGAAAGTAGAAAAAATATTTGGTAAAGTTGAGCAACCTCCCTTTACCGAAGATGTATTAACTGCTATAAAACAAAAAAGACAGCAAATTACAGAAAAATCTGGAAAAATTGAGTATATCTTTCCCGTTATAGCAAAAGATGTATGTATAAAATGTCATACCAATGCACAATCTGGGGATGTTCTCGGAGCTATAAGAGTCAGCGCAGATGTACAGTCAATTATTTCCGAAACCAAAAAAGATTTTTCAAAAACCCTTCTTTCAATAATTACGATTCCTCTATCTATTGCTCTCATACTGGGTATTTACCTAACAAAGAGGGTTAGAACAGGTATAGACAAACTTTATAAAGAGATACAAAAGATATCAACAATGAAAGACTTAGAAAAAATCAGAAAAGAAAAATTTAGTTTTCCTATTCAGGAATTTAATCTTATTTTTGAAGGTATCAAAAAAATTGTGGACAAAATGTCAAATATTGCCGTTGATAAAGAAATACTGGAAATGGAGATCGCCTTATTAGAAAAATTTATTATAACTTCTGATGTAATAAAAAACTGGAAAGATTATATAAATCTTCTCTTAAAAGAGATAAATCAGGTTATGAGAATTTACACTATATTCTCTGTTTTTAAAATAGGAGACAATCTGTTTGAAATAGAACTTTTCTGGTACTTTTATCCAGAAGAAAAGATGAAAAAAGATATGGAGAAACTTATAAAAGAGAAACTTGTAGAGACGTTTTCAGTTGATTATGAAGAAATTACATTACATATAAATCATAACGTATCTTCTAAAGAAGCATGCGTTATAAGATCTGTATTCAAAGATATAAAACTACAGACAAAAAGTCTCATACTAGAAAGACCTTCTATTGGAGGAATAATTGGTGTTGGAGTTGGCTCAGACTCTTTAAGTGACAAAACAAAGATTCTTGTTATAGAAAGTATCCTTTCCACCCTCTTAAATGTTGTAGGTTCAATTAAAGCTATATACAGATATACAAAAGATCTGGAGTATTACGCAACAAGAGATCCTCTAACAAACCTTTACAATCAGAGGGTGTTCTGGGAACTTATTAATTACGAGGTTAAAAGAGCCTCCACACATAAGTACAAATTCTCTTTACTTGTTATTGATCTTGATAACTTCAAAGCTATCAACGATAGCTACGGCCATAAATTTGGGGACAAATTTTTAATTGAAGTTGCGAACTTATTGGAACAATCAATAAAGCCCGGTGATATTGTTGCAAGGTACGGAGGAGATGAGTTTGTAATTGTTCTTCCTGAAACAGATGCAGAAAAAGCAAAGATTGTAGCTAAAAGAATAGTAGAGACTGCAAACAGCTTTTATATTAATACCCCAGATGGAAAAAAGATAAACCCTCAGTTTTCTGTAGGGATTGCCACCTTTCCTGACAATGCAGACAACGAAAAAGATCTATTTACTATAGCTGACTCAATGATGTACAAAGCCAAAATGTCTGGAAAAGGGCATGTTAGATTTCCTACAGAAAGCGATATGCAAGAGATCATTAAAAAAGAGCAAGAAATAAATCTTCTGTTAATAGATTCTATAAATAAAGGAAATGTGATACCTGTTTTTCAACCGATAATAAATAATAAGACAGGTGATATTTTTGCCTATGAGGTTTTGAGCAGATTAAGAATCAATAACAGACTTATTCCTGCCTCTAAATTCATTGAAGTAGCGGAAAAAACTGGACTTATTCATAAGATGGATCTTATTTCTATAGAAAAAGCTTTGAAATATCTTAAAGATAGCAATAAAAAAATATTCATCAATCTCAATCCCAAATCTTTTACAATCCAGGATTTCTTCAAAAATATAAGAAGTATAATGGAAAAATACAGGATCCGTACAGAAAGAATAGTCTTTGAAATAACAGAAAGAGATACTGTGAAAAATTTTTCCCTCTTGCAAAATCTTATAAATGAACAGAAAGAGCATGGTTTTTATTTCGCTATAGATGATTTCGGGAGTGGCTTTTCATCGTTTTATTATCTGAAACAGCTTCCCATTGATTTTATAAAAATAGAAGGTGAATTTATCAGGAATATAACACTTGACGAAAAAGATAAAGCCTTTGTTGAAAGCATTATAATACTTGCGAAAAAACTTAACATAAAGATTATCGCTGAATATGTAGAATCAGAAGAAATTCTTGAAATGGTAAAAGAGCTGGGAATTGAGTACGCTCAGGGATATTACATAGGAAAACCAAACATCAAAGTGGACATCTAA
- a CDS encoding EAL and HDOD domain-containing protein codes for MLRGFYIAKQEIYDINGNVVGTELLFRKKLVHYAQVDNNFYSTISVLDTVVNSIGVENIIPTGFIFLNVDKHFIESEISEMLHPERIVFELVENIPPEKQTIRKLQILKDKGFKLSINNFNLERHKSFLPFLDFAKVNIVDTKDTIQAIDVLLKNEIKSIAFKVENVNFFKIAKSLGFSLFQGYYFSKPCFVSGDNFRHNKYVIIKILDSSLKREDIDKIQEYFKANPDIAIKLIKFINSPFFGLRKNISSIKKALLLLGYENLSKWLSLLLFLSEDRKGNTLEKATFRGKMMEQILSDINKDLSDKAFLTGILSYITDFLKDQDIIKKLSLDKDIKNALLNKKGILKDILDLLRFIETDRFEEVNMLMEKYNLSAAKIINYELKYFEWFNSIKDELGLH; via the coding sequence ATGTTAAGAGGATTTTATATAGCTAAACAGGAAATATACGACATAAATGGGAATGTTGTAGGTACTGAACTTCTGTTTAGGAAAAAACTTGTCCATTATGCTCAAGTAGACAATAATTTCTACTCGACTATTTCCGTATTAGATACAGTAGTGAATAGTATCGGGGTAGAAAATATAATACCAACAGGTTTTATTTTCTTGAATGTAGACAAACATTTTATCGAAAGTGAGATTAGCGAGATGCTACATCCTGAAAGGATAGTCTTTGAACTTGTTGAAAATATTCCTCCAGAAAAACAAACTATCAGGAAATTACAGATACTAAAAGATAAAGGGTTTAAACTTTCTATTAATAATTTCAATTTAGAAAGACATAAAAGTTTTCTTCCATTCCTTGATTTTGCCAAGGTAAATATCGTAGATACCAAAGACACAATACAGGCTATTGATGTACTGTTAAAAAACGAAATTAAATCTATAGCATTTAAAGTAGAAAACGTAAATTTCTTTAAAATCGCTAAAAGCTTGGGGTTTTCACTTTTTCAGGGATATTACTTCTCAAAACCGTGTTTTGTTTCAGGGGACAATTTTAGGCATAACAAATATGTAATAATCAAAATTTTAGATTCATCTTTAAAAAGAGAAGATATAGATAAAATACAGGAATACTTTAAAGCCAATCCAGATATTGCTATAAAACTTATTAAGTTTATAAACTCTCCTTTTTTTGGACTAAGAAAAAATATCTCTTCAATTAAAAAAGCTCTACTACTTTTAGGATACGAAAACTTAAGCAAATGGTTATCTTTGCTGTTATTTCTATCAGAAGATAGGAAGGGAAATACTTTAGAAAAAGCTACTTTTAGAGGAAAAATGATGGAGCAGATCTTATCTGATATAAACAAAGATCTGTCGGACAAAGCTTTTTTGACGGGTATTCTTTCATATATAACAGATTTTCTAAAAGACCAAGATATAATAAAAAAGCTAAGTCTTGATAAAGATATAAAAAATGCTCTCTTGAACAAAAAAGGTATCTTGAAAGATATTCTTGATTTACTTAGATTCATAGAAACAGATAGATTTGAAGAAGTAAATATGCTTATGGAAAAGTATAATTTATCAGCAGCTAAAATAATCAACTATGAATTAAAATACTTTGAGTGGTTTAACAGTATCAAAGATGAACTTGGATTACATTAA